From Orcinus orca chromosome 3, mOrcOrc1.1, whole genome shotgun sequence, a single genomic window includes:
- the HSPA9 gene encoding stress-70 protein, mitochondrial, whose product MISASRAAVARLVGAAASRGPPAARHQDGWNGFSHEAFRIVSRRDYVSEAIKGAVVGIDLGTTNSCVAVMEGKQAKVLENVEGARTTPSVVAFTADGERLVGMPAKRQAVTNPNNTFYATKRLIGRRYDDPEVQKDIKNVPFKIVRASNGDAWVEAHGKLYSPSQIGAFVLMKMKETAENYLGHTAKNAVITVPAYFNDSQRQATKDAGQISGLNVLRVINEPTAAALAYGLDKSEDKIIAVYDLGGGTFDISILEIQKGVFEVKSTNGDTFLGGEDFDQALLRHIVKEFKRETGVDLTKDNMALQRVREAAEKAKCELSSSVQTDINLPYLTMDASGPKHLNMKLTRAQFEGIVTDLIKRTIAPCQKAMQDAEVSKSDIGEVILVGGMTRMPKVQQTVQDLFGRAPSKAVNPDEAVAIGAAIQGGVLAGDVTDVLLLDVTPLSLGIETLGGVFTKLINRNTTIPTKKSQVFSTAADGQTQVEIKVCQGEREMAGDNKLLGQFTLIGIPPAPRGVPQIEVTFDIDANGIVHVSAKDKGTGREQQIVIQSSGGLSKDDIENMVKNAEKYAEEDRRKKERVEAVNMAEGIIHDTETKMEEFKDQLPADECHKLKEEISKMRELLARKDSETGENIRQAASSLQQASLKLFEMAYKKMASEREGSGSSGTGEQKEDQKEEKQ is encoded by the exons ATGATAAGCGCCAGCCGAGCCGCAGTAGCTCGTCTTGTCGGCGCCGCAGCCTCCCGGGGCCCCCCAGCCGCTCGCCACCAG gatgGCTGGAATGGCTTTAGTCATGAAGCTTTTAGAATTGTTTCAAGGCGGGACTATGT ATCAGAAGCAATCAAGGGAGCAGTTGTTGGTATTGATTTGGGTACTACCAACTCCTGTGTGGCAGTTATGGAAGGTAAACAAGCAAAG GTGCTAGAGAATGTTGAAGGTGCCAGAACCACCCCTTCAGTTGTAGCCTTTACAGCAGATGGTGAGCGACTTGTTGGCATGCCGGCCAAGCGACAGGCTGTCACCAACCCAAACAACACGTTCTATGCTACCAAGCGTCTCATTGGCCGGCGATATGATGACCCAGAAGTTCAAAAAGACAT taaaaatgttccttttaaaattgtCCGTGCCTCTAATGGCGATGCCTGGGTTGAAGCTCATGGAAAACTCTATTCCCCAAGTCAGATTGGAGCATTTGTGTTGATGAAGATGAAAGAGACTGCAG AAAATTACTTGGGGCATACAGCAAAAAATGCTGTGATCACCGTCCCAGCGTATTTCAATGACTCTCAGAGACAG gcCACTAAGGATGCTGGCCAGATATCTGGATTAAATGTGCTTCGGGTAATTAATGAACCCACAGCGGCTGCTCTGGCCTATGGTCTAGACAAATCAGAAGACAAAAT caTTGCCGTATATGATTTAGGTGGTGGAACTTTCGATATTTCCATACTGGAAATCCAGAAAGGAGTATTTGAGGTGAAATCCACCAATGGAGACACTTTTTTAGGTGGTGAAGACTTTGACCAGGCCTTGCTGCGTCACATTGTGAAGGAGTTCAAAAGAGAG ACAGGGGTTGATTTGACCAAAGACAACATGGCGCTTCAAAGGGTTCGGGAAGCCGCTGAGAAGGCCAAGTGTGAACTCTCTTCATCTGTGCAG ACTGACATCAATTTGCCATACCTTACAATGGATGCCTCTGGACCCAAGCATTTGAATATGAAGCTGACCCGGGCTCAGTTTGAGGGGATTGTTACTGATCTAATCAAAAGGACCATAGCTCCATGCCAAAAAGCCATGCAAGATGCAGAAGTCAGCAAAAGTGACATAGGAGAAGTGATTCTGGTTGGTGGCATGACTAGGATGCCCAAG GTTCAGCAGACTGTGCAGGATCTCTTTGGCCGAGCCCCAAGTAAAGCTGTCAATCCTGATGAGGCTGTGGCCATTGGAGCTGCCATTCAGGGAGGTGTGTTGGCTGGTGATGTCACAGATGTGCTACTCTTGGATGTCACTCCCCTGTCTCTGGGTATTGAGACTCTGGGAGGTGTCTTCACCAAGCTTATTAACAGGAACACCACTATTCCAACCAAGAAGAGCCAG gtGTTTTCTACAGCTGCTGATGGACAGACTCAAGTGGAGATTAAAGTGTGTCAGGGTGAAAGAGAGATGGCTGGAGACAACAAACTTCTTGGACAGTTTACTTTG atTGGGATTCCCCCAGCCCCTCGTGGAGTCCCTCAGATTGAAGTTACATTTGACATTGATGCCAATGGGATTGTACATGTTTCTGCCAAAGATAAGGGTACAGGACGCGAGCAGCAGA TTGTGATCCAGTCTTCCGGTGGGTTAAGCAAAGATGATATTGAAAATATGGTTAAAAATGCAGAGAAGTATGCTGAGGAAGACCGGCGAAAGAAG gaACGAGTTGAAGCAGTTAATATGGCTGAAGGAATCATTCATGACACAGAAACCAAGATGGAAGAATTCAAGGACCAATTGCCTGCTGATGAG tgccACAAGCTAAAAGAAGAGATTTCCAAAATGAGGGAGCTCCTCGCTCGAAAAGACAGTGAAACAGGAGAAAACATAAGGCAGGCAGCATCTTCCCTTCAGCAAGCATCATTGAAGCTCTTCGAAATGGCATACAAAAAG ATGGCATCTGAGCGGGAAGGCTCTGGAAGTTCTGGCACTGGGGAGCAAAAGGAAGatcaaaaggaagagaaacagtAA